The sequence GGGCTATTCAGTTTTTATGGCGAGTAGTTTACTCTTCATTGCTGTCGCATTAGTTATGCTGATGCGTGTAGAAAGTGTAATCTATTTTAAATATAATAAGGTTCTCTATTTCTATAGTCTTGTTGCGGCTACTTTTTTGTTAACACGCTATTTATTTGGAGCCTTGTATAGAGAAGTACGGATAAATCCTGACTTTACGCCTGGGGTGTCAATTATCATTCCTTGCTTTAATGAAGAAGAGTGGATTCACAGAACGATATTAAGTTGTATGAATCAGGATTATCCAATTGACAAGTTTGAGGTCATTGTAGTCGATGATCAATCGACGGATGGAACTGTTGAACAGATTGAAAAAGTAGTTGCACTTGTGCATAAGGAAGCAGAACGTTATTTAACGAAAGAACGCTTAAGAGTGCATGTTCTAAAGGAAAATGGTGGAAAGCGAGTCGCTTTAGTAAAAGGTGTTGAAATGGCTAAGCATGATCTCGTTGTATTTGTGGATTCGGATAGTTTTTTAGAACCTGATGCGATTAAAAATCTTGTGCCACCCTTTCAAGATCCCAAAATGGGTGGAGTTGCAGGACGTACAGATGTTGAAAATAAGTATACGAATATGATTACCAAGCTACAAACTGTCCGGTACTATATTGCATTTCGCATTATGAAGGCTGCAGAATCTTATTTTGATAGTGTTACTTGTTTGTCAGGACCATTATCATGCTATCGAAAGGAACTGATTATTGAGCATACGGATGCATGGTTGAACCAAAAGTTCCTTGGACAGCCAGCTACGTTTGGCGATGATCGTAGTATGACCAACTTTATATTAAAGACGCATCGGACAGGCTATCAAGATTCAGCCATATGCTCTACAATTGTCCCTTCGAATATGGGATTCTTTCTTAAACAGCAAATGCGTTGGAAGCGTTCTTGGCTCCGCGAATCATTGATTGCTGGTACTTTTATTTGGAAAAAGGAACCTTTTATGGCTCTGTTTTTCTATGTAGGTTTGATTGTCCCTATTGCCGCCCCAATTATTGTTCTTTACAATATGCTTTATGTCCCAATTGTTCATAATGTATTCCCAACTACATTTCTGATGGGCTTGCTGTTGATGGCATTACTTATGAGTGTTGCTCATCTGTTATTTAGGAAAAGTAAGTTATGGATTTTTGGCTTTGTATTTTGTGCATTCTACGAATTTATTTTGCTTTGGCAAATGCCTGTTGCCTGGGTAACTTTCTGGAAGTCGACTTGGGGGACGAGAGAGACACCACAGGATATAGAGGCGAAAAACAAGAAGATGGCAAAAAAACAAAAAAAGAATCCGATTGCTCTCGAATCGCAATCAATGAAGGATTGATAGGGATGAGGATGGCATAGATGTTTAACAGGAATAAAAGTTCTGTCCTTAATCATCGCAAGAAAAATCGTAGCAAAATAATAAAAACAATCATACAAATGGTGATTATCGTTAGTGTTTGTGCATTGCTGCTTTTTGCGTTGGTTGATTTTAAAAAATATGAAGAACTAGATAAAACCCAATGGACTAATCAGAATGGTTTTATTGCATTATCTTATTTTGGAATCGATCGCACTGGTACGCCAAAGCGAATTTCTAAAAAGGAAATTGATAAGCAATTGAAAGCATTACATAGTCAGGGATATCAGACGATATCACAACAAGATATTATTGACTTTTATGCAAAAGGAAAAGCCTTACCAGAAAAAGCGCTTTTTCTTTCTTTTGAAGATGGGCGGAATGATTCGAGTATATTTGTTCACCCAAGCCTTAAGAAATATAATTATAAGGCAACTTTTCTATCGTATGCCAATAAAATGGGGAATGGCGACGGGAAATTTTTGCAACCAAAAGAAATGCTCGAAATGGTTAAGGGAGGATTTTGGGAGTTAGGGACAAATGGTTATCGTCTTACCTACATAAATACCTTTGATGATGAAGGAAATTACATAGGTGTGAGAGATGAAAACCAACTAAAAAATAAGGAGCATATAGAATATTATAATCATTATTTAATGGATTTTATAAGAGATGAAAATATGGTACCTATAGAAAATAGAAATGAAATGGAAAAGAGAATTAAAGAAGATTATAAATTAATGAAGGATGTTTATACTGAAAAATTAGGATTTGTACCAGAGGTATATATGATCATGCATGCCAATG comes from Sporosarcina sp. FSL K6-3457 and encodes:
- a CDS encoding glycosyltransferase family 2 protein, with amino-acid sequence MFKKSKKKIKEVLTVPREDRRILSNVPDPENIRGAADRRGIKDGRVAEEDKDPNYINKMKMLSLRYVADFEVLIIPEDFSKREGLRTTAVDISTTGLLVEMSDNTKIIQVGDTVKMHFDIPAATMPEGFESFVKLEAVAVRIFSEKENGQSKKMIAFEFSKPLTDYFQKKRWGYSVFMASSLLFIAVALVMLMRVESVIYFKYNKVLYFYSLVAATFLLTRYLFGALYREVRINPDFTPGVSIIIPCFNEEEWIHRTILSCMNQDYPIDKFEVIVVDDQSTDGTVEQIEKVVALVHKEAERYLTKERLRVHVLKENGGKRVALVKGVEMAKHDLVVFVDSDSFLEPDAIKNLVPPFQDPKMGGVAGRTDVENKYTNMITKLQTVRYYIAFRIMKAAESYFDSVTCLSGPLSCYRKELIIEHTDAWLNQKFLGQPATFGDDRSMTNFILKTHRTGYQDSAICSTIVPSNMGFFLKQQMRWKRSWLRESLIAGTFIWKKEPFMALFFYVGLIVPIAAPIIVLYNMLYVPIVHNVFPTTFLMGLLLMALLMSVAHLLFRKSKLWIFGFVFCAFYEFILLWQMPVAWVTFWKSTWGTRETPQDIEAKNKKMAKKQKKNPIALESQSMKD